A genomic window from Carassius auratus strain Wakin chromosome 19, ASM336829v1, whole genome shotgun sequence includes:
- the LOC113119103 gene encoding histone H3-like centromeric protein A isoform X2 — protein sequence MRHNSSAHRRKPSTPRRRSPPEPRPTPPPSRARRTSGPSASPRKKHRFRPGTRALMEIRRYQKSTGLLLRKAPFSRLVREVCQTFSRGQMMWQGYALMALQEAAEAFLVRLFSDANLCAIHAKRVTLFPRDIQLARRIRGVENM from the exons ATGCGGCATAATAGTTCGGCTCACAGGCGAAAGCCGTCGACCCCCAGGCGCAGATCTCCACCAGAGCCGCGGCCAACCCCGCCGCCCTCCAGAGCCCGGCGCACCAGCGGACCCTCCG CGTCCCCACGCAAGAAACACAGGTTTCGCCCTGGCACTCGAGCTCTGATGGAGATACGTAGATATCAGAAGTCTACTGGTCTGTTGCTGCGCAAGGCCCCGTTTTCACGGCTG GTTCGAGAGGTGTGTCAGACATTTAGTCGAGGACAGATGATGTGGCAGGGATATGCTCTAATGGCTTTACAGGAG GCTGCAGAAGCATTCTTGGTCCGTCTGTTTTCTGATGCCAACCTCTGTGCCATTCATGCCAAGAGGGTGACATTGTTTCCACGAGACATACAACTTGCCCGGCGAATCAGAGGTGTTGAAAACATGTGA
- the LOC113119103 gene encoding histone H3-like centromeric protein A isoform X1, whose translation MRHNSSAHRRKPSTPRRRSPPEPRPTPPPSRARRTSGPSEASPRKKHRFRPGTRALMEIRRYQKSTGLLLRKAPFSRLVREVCQTFSRGQMMWQGYALMALQEAAEAFLVRLFSDANLCAIHAKRVTLFPRDIQLARRIRGVENM comes from the exons ATGCGGCATAATAGTTCGGCTCACAGGCGAAAGCCGTCGACCCCCAGGCGCAGATCTCCACCAGAGCCGCGGCCAACCCCGCCGCCCTCCAGAGCCCGGCGCACCAGCGGACCCTCCG AAGCGTCCCCACGCAAGAAACACAGGTTTCGCCCTGGCACTCGAGCTCTGATGGAGATACGTAGATATCAGAAGTCTACTGGTCTGTTGCTGCGCAAGGCCCCGTTTTCACGGCTG GTTCGAGAGGTGTGTCAGACATTTAGTCGAGGACAGATGATGTGGCAGGGATATGCTCTAATGGCTTTACAGGAG GCTGCAGAAGCATTCTTGGTCCGTCTGTTTTCTGATGCCAACCTCTGTGCCATTCATGCCAAGAGGGTGACATTGTTTCCACGAGACATACAACTTGCCCGGCGAATCAGAGGTGTTGAAAACATGTGA
- the LOC113119105 gene encoding proteasome subunit beta type-7-like — MLNISTKATTGGFSFENTRRNAVLEANLSQKGYSAPNARKTGTTIAGLIFKDGVILGADTRATDDMVVADKNCMKIHYIAPKIYCCGAGVAADAEVTTQMMSSNVELHSLSTGRPPLVTMVTRQLKQMLFRYQGHIGSSLIVGGVDVNGPQLYSVYPHGSYDKLPFLTMGSGAASAISVFEDRYKSNLELEEAKQLVRDAITAGIFCDLGSGSNVDLCVITDKTVDYLRGYDQPVQKGMREGTYRYKPGTTAVLTKTVTPLTLDVVDESVQVMDTE; from the exons ATGTTAAACATATCAACTAAGGCAACGACCGGAGGATTCTCTTTTGAGAACACACGCAG aaatGCTGTTCTTGAAGCAAACTTGTCACAGAAAGGTTACAGTGCGCCAAACGCCAGGAAGACTGGCACCACCATCGCTGGCCTAATATTCAAA GATGGAGTGATTTTAGGTGCAGACACCAGAGCCACAGATGACATGGTTGTAGCTGATAAAAACTGCATGAAAATCCATTACATAGCTCCCAAAATCTA TTGTTGCGGTGCTGGTGTTGCGGCAGATGCTGAGGTCACTACTCAGATGATGTCATCAAACGTGGAACTCCACTCACTCAGCACAGGACGGCCTCCTCTTGTCACCATGGTGACCCGACAGCTGAAACAGATGCTGTTTAG GTATCAGGGGCATATTGGTTCTTCTCTAATTGTGGGAGGCGTGGATGTTAATGGCCCACAGCTCTATAGCGTCTATCCGCATGGTTCCTATGATAAGCTGCCCTTCCTTACTATGG gGTCTGGAGCAGCTTCTGCCATTTCTGTATTTGAGGATCGTTACAAGTCGAACTTGGAG TTGGAGGAAGCAAAGCAGCTGGTGAGAGATGCCATCACTGCAGGCATCTTCTGTGATCTAGGTTCAGGCAGCAATGTAGACCTGTGTGTGATCACAGACAAAACTGTAGACTATCTGAGAGGATATGACCAGCCGGTTCAGAAAGGAATGAG GGAGGGTACATACAGATACAAGCCAGGCACTACTGCTGTGCTCACAAAAACAGTGACTCCATTAACACTGGATGTTGTGGATGAATCTGTCCAAGTGATGGACACAGAATGA